From Cellulosimicrobium sp. ES-005, one genomic window encodes:
- a CDS encoding MarR family transcriptional regulator encodes MTHPADDERAALARRLEDAQRRLAELLLAQRLEPLLRTTLTVPQLRALAVLQLDGETSSHRLAEVLGISPATLSGIVDRLEAAGMAARRPDPQDGRVRLVAATPRGAAAVRRIAAQEDEPLTDLLARLDVADLRALTVGIEALTQVAETSAADTPTDTSTAPED; translated from the coding sequence GTGACCCACCCCGCCGACGACGAGCGCGCGGCGCTGGCGCGGCGCCTCGAGGACGCGCAGCGCCGCCTCGCCGAGCTGCTCCTCGCCCAACGGCTCGAGCCCTTGCTGCGCACGACCCTCACGGTCCCCCAGCTGCGCGCGCTCGCGGTCCTCCAGCTCGACGGCGAGACGAGCTCGCACCGGCTCGCGGAGGTGCTCGGCATCTCCCCGGCGACGCTCTCGGGGATCGTGGACCGGCTGGAGGCGGCGGGGATGGCCGCGCGCCGTCCCGACCCGCAGGACGGTCGGGTGCGGCTGGTCGCCGCGACGCCGCGCGGCGCCGCGGCCGTGCGGCGCATCGCCGCGCAGGAGGACGAGCCGCTCACGGACCTGCTCGCCCGGCTCGACGTCGCGGACCTGCGCGCGCTCACGGTCGGGATCGAGGCCCTCACCCAGGTCGCGGAGACGTCGGCCGCGGACACCCCGACCGACACCTCGACCGCCCCGGAGGACTGA